A genome region from Staphylococcus capitis subsp. capitis includes the following:
- a CDS encoding metal ABC transporter ATP-binding protein yields the protein MLKIDQLNLFLGKKHVLKDVSFSLPICGEIVGIVGPNGAGKSSMLKAFIGEFKATGTRLLYDRPIHTQLRYITYIPQKAQLDLDFPIKVEQVVLSGCYQDIGWFKRPEITERAKLNQLLKDLELDDLRHRQISELSGGQLQRVLVARALMSESDIYCFDEPFVGIDIYSEELIMKKIKHLRHLGKLILIVHHDLSKAEEYFDRILLLNQSLRYIGPPKEALTSERLNATFMNFDNDLSPLQSSQCYKGVRVKC from the coding sequence TTGCTAAAAATTGATCAATTAAATTTATTTTTAGGGAAAAAGCATGTTCTTAAAGACGTGTCATTCTCATTACCTATATGTGGCGAAATCGTTGGCATCGTAGGGCCTAATGGAGCAGGTAAATCATCAATGCTCAAAGCTTTTATCGGAGAGTTTAAAGCTACTGGAACTAGATTATTATACGATCGCCCTATACATACACAACTTAGATATATCACTTACATACCTCAAAAAGCTCAATTGGACTTAGACTTCCCTATCAAAGTAGAACAAGTAGTACTATCAGGCTGTTATCAAGACATTGGATGGTTTAAACGTCCTGAAATCACTGAGAGAGCGAAACTTAACCAATTACTTAAAGATTTAGAATTAGACGATTTGCGTCATAGACAAATTTCAGAATTAAGTGGTGGTCAATTACAACGTGTACTTGTTGCGAGAGCATTAATGAGCGAGAGTGATATCTATTGTTTTGACGAGCCTTTTGTAGGTATTGATATCTACAGCGAAGAACTAATAATGAAAAAAATTAAGCACCTTAGACATTTAGGTAAGTTGATATTAATTGTACATCACGATTTATCAAAAGCTGAGGAGTACTTTGACCGTATTTTATTACTCAATCAATCCTTAAGATATATAGGACCACCAAAAGAAGCTTTAACTTCTGAACGATTGAATGCAACTTTCATGAATTTTGACAATGATTTATCACCACTTCAATCGTCACAGTGTTACAAGGGAGTGCGTGTTAAATGTTAG
- the tagG gene encoding teichoic acids export ABC transporter permease subunit TagG — translation MSAVGTVLKEHLKNFYLIQRLAQFQIKISNHSNYLGMAWEILNPALQIMVYWLVFGLGIRSNAPIHGIPFVFWLLVGISMWFFINQGVLEGTKSISQKFNQVAKMNFPLSIIPTYIVTSRFYGHLGLLAIIIIACMFKGIIPSIHIVQLLIYVPFAFLLTSSVALLTSTLGILVRDTQMIMQALMRILFYMSPILWVPKDHGVSGVIHRIMMFNPVYFIAESYRAAILFHQWYFIDHWKLMLYNICIIILFFIIGSILHKRYRDHFADFL, via the coding sequence ATGTCAGCAGTTGGAACTGTTTTAAAGGAACACCTCAAAAACTTCTATTTAATTCAAAGACTGGCACAATTTCAAATTAAAATCTCAAATCACAGTAACTATTTAGGAATGGCATGGGAAATTTTAAACCCAGCGCTACAAATTATGGTTTACTGGCTAGTTTTTGGTTTAGGAATTAGAAGTAACGCACCAATACATGGTATTCCATTTGTATTTTGGTTGCTTGTGGGGATTAGTATGTGGTTTTTCATTAACCAAGGTGTTCTTGAAGGTACCAAATCAATTTCACAAAAATTTAATCAAGTTGCTAAAATGAATTTTCCATTATCAATTATTCCAACGTACATTGTAACTAGCAGATTTTATGGCCATTTAGGATTGTTAGCAATTATTATAATTGCCTGTATGTTTAAAGGGATTATACCAAGTATTCATATTGTTCAATTGTTAATTTATGTGCCATTTGCATTTTTATTAACTTCATCTGTAGCTTTGTTAACGTCAACGCTAGGAATACTTGTAAGGGACACACAAATGATTATGCAAGCACTTATGAGAATATTATTCTATATGTCTCCGATTTTATGGGTACCTAAAGATCATGGTGTGAGTGGTGTAATACATCGAATTATGATGTTTAACCCAGTGTATTTCATTGCCGAATCATATCGTGCTGCAATATTATTCCATCAATGGTACTTTATTGATCATTGGAAATTGATGTTATATAACATTTGTATTATTATTTTATTTTTCATTATTGGCTCTATTCTTCATAAACGTTATAGAGACCATTTTGCAGATTTCTTATAA
- the tarA gene encoding N-acetylglucosaminyldiphosphoundecaprenol N-acetyl-beta-D-mannosaminyltransferase TarA yields MNNEQFNNSKVNVLGVKFNNTTMLQMIENIKSFFENKTEKNLFIVTANPEIVVYATEHPSYMDLINNSDYVVADGTGVVKASKRLNQPLRRRVPGIELLEECLKIAHANHQRVYLLGSKNEIIEATERKLHLKYSNVTFAHHHGYINLEDETVVKRITSFNPDYIFVGMGFPKQEEWIHKHSYKFNQTVMMGVGGSFEVLSGAKKRAPKLFQKLNIEWVYRLLIDWKRIGRMISIPKFMIKVAKQKRKNKTVK; encoded by the coding sequence ATGAATAACGAGCAGTTTAATAACAGTAAAGTCAACGTATTGGGCGTAAAATTTAATAATACAACGATGTTGCAAATGATTGAGAATATCAAATCATTTTTCGAAAATAAAACTGAAAAAAATTTATTTATAGTGACAGCTAATCCTGAAATCGTTGTTTATGCAACTGAACATCCTTCGTATATGGATTTAATTAATAATTCGGATTATGTTGTAGCTGACGGAACTGGAGTAGTCAAAGCATCAAAGCGATTAAATCAACCTTTAAGACGTCGAGTGCCAGGGATTGAGTTGCTCGAGGAATGTTTAAAGATAGCTCATGCAAATCATCAGCGTGTCTATTTACTTGGTTCTAAAAATGAAATTATCGAAGCGACTGAACGTAAATTGCATTTGAAATATTCTAATGTGACGTTCGCTCACCATCACGGATATATTAATCTAGAGGATGAAACAGTGGTCAAGCGAATAACTAGTTTTAATCCTGACTATATCTTTGTTGGAATGGGCTTTCCGAAACAAGAGGAATGGATTCACAAACATAGTTACAAATTTAATCAAACTGTTATGATGGGTGTTGGTGGCTCATTTGAAGTGTTAAGTGGTGCGAAGAAGCGGGCTCCAAAACTATTTCAAAAGCTAAACATCGAATGGGTGTACCGTTTACTTATAGATTGGAAGCGTATAGGCAGAATGATAAGTATTCCAAAATTTATGATAAAAGTAGCTAAGCAAAAGAGGAAAAATAAAACTGTAAAATAA
- a CDS encoding metal ABC transporter permease, whose product MLDFFNHLLSYQFLNRALITSILVGIVCGTVGSIIVLRGLSLMGDAMSHAVLPGVALSFLFNIPMFIGALVTGMIASLFIGFITSKSKTKPDAAIGISFTAFLATGVIIISLINSTTDLYHILFGNLLAITNQSFWTTIIIGMSVITLIVVFYRPLMISTFDATFSRMSGLNTTLIHYFVMLLLALVTVASIQTVGIILVVALLITPASTAFLISKQLYSMMIIASLISIISSITGLYFSYIYNVPSGATIVICTFTIYVITLAITRMNNRQKRGALT is encoded by the coding sequence ATGTTAGACTTCTTTAATCATTTACTCAGTTATCAATTTTTAAATCGTGCATTAATCACTTCTATATTAGTAGGGATTGTGTGCGGTACTGTAGGAAGTATTATCGTACTTAGAGGCCTGTCTCTAATGGGAGATGCAATGAGCCATGCGGTGTTACCAGGCGTTGCGCTATCTTTCCTATTCAATATTCCAATGTTCATCGGTGCATTAGTAACAGGTATGATTGCCAGTCTTTTTATTGGTTTTATTACTTCTAAAAGCAAGACAAAACCAGATGCAGCGATAGGTATTAGTTTTACTGCATTTCTAGCAACAGGAGTCATTATTATAAGTTTAATCAATAGTACGACAGATTTATACCATATTTTATTTGGTAATTTACTGGCTATAACCAATCAATCATTTTGGACAACTATCATTATCGGAATGAGTGTGATAACACTTATAGTTGTATTTTATCGACCTTTAATGATATCTACTTTTGACGCAACATTTAGCCGTATGAGCGGTTTAAACACAACACTCATCCATTATTTCGTCATGCTTTTACTAGCACTTGTCACAGTTGCAAGTATTCAAACGGTCGGAATCATACTTGTAGTGGCTTTACTTATCACTCCTGCATCAACTGCATTTTTGATTAGTAAACAATTGTACAGCATGATGATCATTGCCAGTCTTATTAGTATTATCAGTTCAATTACCGGACTATATTTTAGTTATATATATAACGTCCCAAGTGGTGCTACAATCGTGATTTGTACATTTACTATTTACGTTATAACGTTAGCAATTACGAGAATGAATAACAGACAGAAAAGAGGCGCTTTAACATGA
- a CDS encoding M50 family metallopeptidase: MSYLENFFTTIIHLNIYLIIVIGIVYILIHQNRHKGINQFLDVYLNYIPVLTHEFGHVLFNRLAGGRAKDLVIVTSPTERQTTLQQGYAITQSKSYLGQFITTIGGYLMPPVMFLIGLVAAHYEHPSIFLIVYLVIFIYFLILTSRKLSPIIVIFLISILLYFIVQHDHLMMMYDIVSLSYHLILGILLGEIIQSSWTIFNLTFQRPKPSWDGSALTDITKVPTIIYSTIWIAFNLYTIYLLIKYTIL; encoded by the coding sequence ATGTCCTATCTGGAAAACTTTTTCACAACAATCATCCATTTAAATATTTATCTCATCATTGTCATTGGAATAGTATATATTTTGATTCATCAAAACAGACATAAAGGTATCAATCAATTTCTAGATGTCTATTTGAACTATATACCAGTATTAACTCATGAATTTGGTCATGTATTATTTAATCGTCTTGCGGGTGGACGAGCTAAAGATCTAGTTATCGTTACTAGTCCCACTGAAAGACAAACAACATTACAACAAGGTTATGCCATCACTCAATCAAAAAGTTATCTGGGACAATTCATAACCACAATTGGGGGTTACTTAATGCCTCCTGTCATGTTTTTAATTGGTTTAGTTGCTGCACATTATGAACATCCAAGTATTTTTCTAATTGTATATCTTGTTATTTTTATTTATTTTTTAATTTTGACCTCTCGAAAACTATCACCTATTATCGTCATTTTTCTAATTAGTATACTCTTATACTTTATAGTCCAACATGACCATCTTATGATGATGTATGACATTGTATCTTTAAGTTATCATCTCATTTTAGGCATCCTATTAGGTGAAATTATTCAATCTTCATGGACTATATTTAATCTTACTTTCCAACGACCTAAGCCAAGTTGGGATGGAAGTGCTTTAACTGATATTACTAAAGTACCTACAATCATTTATAGTACTATATGGATTGCTTTCAATCTCTACACGATCTATCTACTCATTAAATATACGATTTTATAA
- a CDS encoding metal-dependent transcriptional regulator → MLTEEKEDYLKAILTNDGDVSFVSNKQLSQFLNIKPPSVSEMIGRLEKEGYVETKHYKGARLTKEGLNRTLDIIKRHRLLELFLIEILQYNWEEVHQEAEILEHRISDLFVERLDKTLNYPRTCPHGGVIPRDYHYKELYTTSILEFEPGDNVIVRRVRDKTDLLVYLSSKDIYIGNTVEIVSKDDTNKVIIIKRNENVTILSYENAMNIFAEKQ, encoded by the coding sequence ATGTTAACTGAAGAAAAAGAGGATTACTTAAAAGCAATTTTAACGAATGACGGCGATGTATCCTTTGTATCTAATAAACAATTATCTCAATTTCTAAATATTAAACCCCCATCTGTCAGCGAAATGATAGGACGCTTAGAAAAGGAAGGTTATGTAGAAACTAAGCATTATAAAGGTGCGCGTTTAACTAAAGAAGGTTTAAACCGAACACTTGATATTATTAAACGTCATCGATTATTGGAATTATTTTTAATAGAAATCTTGCAATACAACTGGGAAGAGGTGCATCAAGAGGCAGAAATCCTTGAACATCGAATCTCTGATTTGTTTGTGGAACGCTTAGATAAAACCTTGAATTATCCTAGAACATGTCCTCATGGTGGTGTAATCCCGCGTGATTACCATTATAAAGAGCTTTATACAACGTCTATATTAGAATTCGAACCTGGTGACAACGTTATAGTCAGAAGAGTGCGTGATAAGACAGACTTACTTGTATACCTTTCAAGTAAAGATATCTATATAGGTAACACAGTAGAAATCGTTTCGAAAGATGATACTAATAAAGTAATTATTATTAAACGAAATGAAAATGTAACTATTTTAAGTTACGAAAATGCAATGAATATCTTCGCTGAAAAACAATAA
- a CDS encoding NAD-dependent formate dehydrogenase, which translates to MKIVALFPETEEGLDNQLLNTDKAIGLRDFLKDSNHELVILKNGEEDLDKHLSDMDIVISAPFYPAYITKERIEKAPNLKLAITAGVGSDHVDLDAASKNDVGVVEVTGSNTVSVAEHAVMDLLIVLRNFMEGHRQSVEGEWDLSKVGNQARELQNKTIGIFGFGRIGQLVAERLKPFNVTIQHYDPINQKDNENSKFVEFEELVKTSDAITIHAPLTPSTDNLFNEDVLNKMKKGSYLVNTARGKIVNTQALVDAVNSGQIQGYAGDVWYPQPAPADHPWRTMPRNGMTIHYSGMTLESQKRIEDGVKDILNRFFNDEAFQDKDVIVSSVKISSSSYTAK; encoded by the coding sequence ATGAAAATTGTAGCATTATTCCCAGAAACTGAAGAAGGTTTAGACAATCAATTATTAAATACAGATAAAGCCATCGGTCTTAGAGATTTCTTAAAAGATTCAAACCATGAATTAGTTATCTTAAAAAATGGTGAAGAAGACTTAGATAAACACTTAAGCGATATGGATATTGTTATTAGTGCACCATTCTATCCTGCTTATATAACTAAAGAAAGAATCGAGAAAGCACCTAACTTAAAATTAGCAATCACTGCAGGTGTTGGTTCTGACCACGTTGATTTAGACGCAGCAAGTAAAAATGATGTCGGTGTAGTAGAAGTAACAGGTAGTAATACTGTAAGTGTAGCTGAACATGCCGTAATGGACTTACTTATTGTATTACGTAACTTTATGGAAGGACACCGTCAATCAGTTGAAGGAGAATGGGACTTATCTAAAGTCGGTAACCAAGCTCGTGAACTTCAAAACAAAACAATCGGTATCTTTGGTTTCGGTCGTATTGGTCAATTAGTTGCTGAACGCTTAAAACCATTCAATGTAACTATCCAACACTATGATCCAATTAACCAAAAAGATAACGAAAACTCAAAATTCGTTGAATTCGAAGAACTTGTTAAAACTAGTGATGCAATCACTATTCATGCACCATTAACACCTTCTACTGATAATTTATTCAATGAAGATGTATTAAATAAAATGAAAAAAGGTAGTTATTTAGTCAATACAGCACGTGGTAAAATCGTTAACACTCAAGCATTAGTTGACGCTGTTAATAGCGGTCAAATTCAAGGTTATGCCGGCGACGTTTGGTACCCACAACCAGCTCCAGCTGACCACCCTTGGAGAACTATGCCTAGAAATGGTATGACTATTCATTATTCAGGTATGACTTTAGAATCTCAAAAACGCATTGAAGATGGTGTGAAAGATATTTTAAATCGTTTCTTTAATGATGAAGCTTTCCAAGACAAAGATGTCATCGTTTCAAGCGTAAAAATCTCAAGCTCAAGCTATACAGCTAAATAA
- the tagH gene encoding teichoic acids export ABC transporter ATP-binding subunit TagH — protein MSVSVNIENVTKEYRIYRNNKDRIKDALIPKNKNKTFFALDGVSLTAHEGDVIGLVGINGSGKSTLSNMIGGSLSPSSGEIERHGDVSVIAINAGLNGQLTGVENIEFKMLCMGFKRKEIKELMPKIIDFSELGEFIYQPVKKYSSGMRAKLGFSINVTVNPDILVIDEALSVGDQTFTQKCLDKIYEFKEAKKTIFFVSHNLRQVREFCTKIAWIEGGKLKEFGELDNVLPKYEEFLKGFKKKSKAEQKAFRSELDESRFVIK, from the coding sequence ATGAGCGTTTCGGTAAATATTGAAAATGTAACTAAAGAATACCGTATATATAGAAATAATAAAGATCGAATTAAAGATGCTTTAATCCCTAAAAATAAAAATAAAACATTTTTCGCTTTAGATGGTGTTTCACTTACCGCACATGAAGGTGACGTCATAGGTCTAGTAGGAATTAATGGTTCCGGAAAGTCTACTTTAAGTAACATGATAGGCGGATCACTCTCCCCTTCCTCAGGAGAAATTGAACGACATGGTGATGTCAGTGTCATTGCAATTAATGCAGGTTTAAATGGTCAACTGACAGGTGTTGAGAACATCGAATTTAAAATGCTGTGTATGGGCTTTAAACGTAAAGAAATCAAAGAATTAATGCCTAAAATCATTGATTTTAGTGAATTAGGTGAATTCATCTATCAACCAGTGAAAAAATATTCCAGTGGTATGCGTGCTAAATTAGGATTTTCAATTAACGTAACTGTTAACCCAGATATTTTAGTCATTGACGAAGCGCTTTCTGTAGGAGATCAAACGTTTACTCAAAAATGTTTAGATAAAATTTATGAATTTAAAGAAGCGAAAAAAACTATTTTCTTCGTTAGTCATAACCTCCGTCAAGTCAGAGAATTCTGTACAAAAATTGCTTGGATTGAAGGTGGCAAATTAAAAGAATTTGGTGAATTAGACAATGTATTACCTAAGTACGAAGAATTCTTAAAAGGTTTCAAAAAGAAATCTAAAGCTGAACAAAAAGCCTTTAGAAGTGAACTAGATGAATCACGTTTTGTAATTAAATAA